One genomic region from Lynx canadensis isolate LIC74 chromosome E1, mLynCan4.pri.v2, whole genome shotgun sequence encodes:
- the WBP2 gene encoding WW domain-binding protein 2 isoform X1 has protein sequence MALNKNHSEGGGVIVNNTESILMSYDHVELTFNDMKNVPEAFKGTKKGTVYLTPYRVVFLSKGKDAMQSFMMPFYLMKDCEIKQPVFGANYIKGTVKAEAGGGWEGSAPYKLTFTAGGAIEFGQRMLQVASQASRGEAPNGAYGYSYMPSGAYVFPPPVANGMYPCPPGYPYPPPPPEFYPGPPMMDGAMGYVQPPPPPYPGPMEPPVSGPDVPSTPAAEAKAAEAAASAYYNPGNPHNVYMPTTQPPPPPYYPPEDKKTQ, from the exons ATGGCGCTCAACAAGAATCACTCGGAGGGCGGCGGAGTGATCGTCAACAACACAGAGAG CATCCTGATGTCTTATGACCATGTGGAACTTACATTCAATGATATGAAGAACGTGCCCGAGGCCTTCAAAGGGACCAAGAAAGGCACCGTCTACCTTACCCCTTACCGG GTTGTCTTTCTGTCCAAAGGAAAGGATGCCATGCAGTCCTTCATGATGCCCTTTTATCTGATgaaggactgtgagatcaagcaACCTGTGTTTGGTGCGAACTACATCAAGGGAACAGTGAAGGCTGAAGCAGGAG GTGGCTGGGAAGGCTCTGCGCCATACAAGTTGACCTTTACGGCAGGGGGAGCCATCGAGTTTGGACAACGGATGCTACAGGTGGCATCTCAAG CCTCCCGAGGTGAAGCCCCCAATGGAGCCTATGGGTATTCTTACATGCCCAGCGGGGCCTATGTCTTTCCCCCGCCAGTCGCCAATGGAATGTACCCCTGCCCTCCTGGCTACCCCTATCCACCGCCCCCACCTG AGTTCTATCCAGGACCCCCCATGATGGACGGGGCCATGGGATATGTGCAGCCCCCACCACCGCCCTATCCTGGGCCCATGGAACCTCCTGTCAGCGGCCCTGATGTCCCCTCTACTCCTGCAG CTGAAGCCAAGGCAGCAGAAGCGGCTGCCAGCGCCTATTACAACCCGGGCAACCCACACAACGTCTACATGCCCACG accCAGCCTCCGCCACCTCCCTACTACCCCCCGGAAGATAAGAAGACCCAGTag
- the WBP2 gene encoding WW domain-binding protein 2 isoform X2, whose amino-acid sequence MSYDHVELTFNDMKNVPEAFKGTKKGTVYLTPYRVVFLSKGKDAMQSFMMPFYLMKDCEIKQPVFGANYIKGTVKAEAGGGWEGSAPYKLTFTAGGAIEFGQRMLQVASQASRGEAPNGAYGYSYMPSGAYVFPPPVANGMYPCPPGYPYPPPPPEFYPGPPMMDGAMGYVQPPPPPYPGPMEPPVSGPDVPSTPAAEAKAAEAAASAYYNPGNPHNVYMPTTQPPPPPYYPPEDKKTQ is encoded by the exons ATGTCTTATGACCATGTGGAACTTACATTCAATGATATGAAGAACGTGCCCGAGGCCTTCAAAGGGACCAAGAAAGGCACCGTCTACCTTACCCCTTACCGG GTTGTCTTTCTGTCCAAAGGAAAGGATGCCATGCAGTCCTTCATGATGCCCTTTTATCTGATgaaggactgtgagatcaagcaACCTGTGTTTGGTGCGAACTACATCAAGGGAACAGTGAAGGCTGAAGCAGGAG GTGGCTGGGAAGGCTCTGCGCCATACAAGTTGACCTTTACGGCAGGGGGAGCCATCGAGTTTGGACAACGGATGCTACAGGTGGCATCTCAAG CCTCCCGAGGTGAAGCCCCCAATGGAGCCTATGGGTATTCTTACATGCCCAGCGGGGCCTATGTCTTTCCCCCGCCAGTCGCCAATGGAATGTACCCCTGCCCTCCTGGCTACCCCTATCCACCGCCCCCACCTG AGTTCTATCCAGGACCCCCCATGATGGACGGGGCCATGGGATATGTGCAGCCCCCACCACCGCCCTATCCTGGGCCCATGGAACCTCCTGTCAGCGGCCCTGATGTCCCCTCTACTCCTGCAG CTGAAGCCAAGGCAGCAGAAGCGGCTGCCAGCGCCTATTACAACCCGGGCAACCCACACAACGTCTACATGCCCACG accCAGCCTCCGCCACCTCCCTACTACCCCCCGGAAGATAAGAAGACCCAGTag
- the TRIM47 gene encoding E3 ubiquitin-protein ligase TRIM47: MDGSGPFSCPICLEPLREPVTLPCGHNFCLACLGALWPHRGAGGAGGPGGAARCPLCQEPFPDGLQLRKNHTLSELLQLRQGSGSAPGPGSGPAPASASAPEPASPSAPPSAPEPSAPCAPEPWPGGEEPVRCDACPEGAALPAALSCLSCLASFCPAHLGPHERSPALRGHRLVPPLRRLEESLCPRHLRPLERYCRAERMCLCEACAAQEHQGHELVPLEQERALQEAEQSKVLSAVEDRMDELGACIAQSRRTVALIKSAAAAERERVSRLFAEAAAILQGFQTEVLGFIEEGEATMLGRSQGDLRRQEEQRSRLSRARHNLSQVPEADSVSFLQELLALRLALEEGCGPGPGPPRELSFTRSSQAVRAVRELLTATCASQWEQLRGLGTEADAESQDPDSTNHLESEAPRDYFLKFAYIVDLDSDTADKYLQLFGTKGVKRVLCPINYPESPTRFTHCEQVLGEGALDRGTYYWEVEIIEGWVSVGVMAEDFSPQEPYDRGRLGRNAHSCCLQWNGRSFSVWFHGLEAPLPHPFSPTVGICLEYADRALAFYAVRDGKMNLLRRLKASRARRSSSLSSSIDPFQSRLDSHFAGLFTRRLKPAFFLESVDAHLQMGPLKKSCISVLKRR; encoded by the exons ATGGACGGCAGCGGGCCCTTCAGCTGCCCCATCTGCCTGGAGCCGCTCCGGGAGCCGGTGACGCTGCCCTGCGGCCACAACTTCTGCCTCGCCTGCCTGGGCGCGCTCTGGCCGCACCGCGGCGCGGGTGGCGCCGGCGGGCCCGGAGGCGCGGCCCGCTGCCCGCTGTGCCAGGAGCCCTTCCCCGACGGCCTGCAGCTCCGCAAGAACCACACGCTGTCCGAGCTGCTGCAGCTCCGCCAGGGCTCGGGCTCCGCGCCCGGGCCCGGCTCCGGCCCGGCCCCGGCCTCGGCCTCGGCCCCGGAGCCCGCGTCGCCCAGCGCCCCGCCCAGCGCCCCGGAGCCTTCGGCTCCCTGCGCGCCCGAGCCCTGGCCCGGTGGCGAAGAGCCGGTGCGCTGCGACGCGTGCCCCGAGGGCGCCGCCCTGCCTGCCGCgctctcctgcctctcctgcctcgcCTCCTTCTGCCCGGCTCACTTGGGCCCGCACGAGCGCAGCCCCGCGCTGCGCGGACACCGCCTAGTGCCGCCGCTGCGCCGGCTGGAGGAGAGCCTGTGCCCGCGCCACCTGCGGCCGCTCGAGCGCTACTGCCGTGCGGAGCGCATGTGCCTGTGCGAGGCCTGCGCCGCCCAGGAGCACCAGGGCCACGAGCTCGTGCCGCTGGAGCAGGAGCGCGCGCTCCAGGAG GCCGAGCAGTCCAAAGTCCTGAGTGCTGTGGAGGACCGCATGGATGAGCTGGGCGCCTGCATTGCACAGTCCCGGCGCACGGTGGCCCTCATCAAG AGCGCCGCCGCAGCAGAGCGGGAGAGGGTGAGCCGGCTGTTCGCCGAGGCTGCAGCCATCCTGCAGGGGTTCCAGACGGAGGTGCTGGGCTTCATCGAGGAGGGCGAGGCCACCATGCTGGGCCGCTCCCAGGGGGACCTGCGGCGGCAGGAGGAACAGCGCAGCAGGCTCAGCCGGGCCCGCCACAACCTCAGTCAGGTCCCTGAAGCCGACTCAGTCAGCTTCCTGCAG GAGCTCCTGGCACTCAGGCTGGCCCTGGAGGAGGGGTGCGGCCCTGGGCCCGGCCCCCCGAGGGAGCTCAGCTTCACCAGATCATCCCAAGCCGTGCGGGCGGTGAGAGAGCTGCTAACGGCCACCTGTGCCAGCCAGTGGGAGCAGCTGCGGGGGCTGGGCACAGAAG CCGATGCTGAGTCCCAAGACCCCGATAGCACCAACCACTTGGAGAGTGAGGCTCCCAGGGACTACTTCCTCAAGT TTGCCTACATCGTGGACCTGGACAGCGACACGGCAGACAAGTACCTGCAGCTGTTTGGAACCAAAGGTGTAAAGAGGGTGCTGTGTCCCATCAACTACCCCGAGTCACCCACTCGCTTCACCCACTGCGAGCAGGTGCTGGGTGAGGGTGCCCTGGACCGGGGCACCTACTATTGGGAGGTAGAGATCATTGAAGGCTGGGTCAGCGTGGGGGTCATGGCCGAAGACTTCTCCCCACAAGAGCCCTATGACCGGGGCCGGCTCGGCCGCAACGCCCACTCCTGCTGCCTGCAGTGGAACGGACGCAGCTTCTCCGTCTGGTTCCACGGGCTGGaggcgcccctgccccacccGTTCTCGCCCACCGTCGGGATCTGCCTAGAATATGCCGACCGAGCCCTGGCCTTCTATGCTGTGCGGGATGGCAAGATGAACCTTCTTCGGAGGTTGAAGGCCTCCCGGGCCCGCCGGAGCAGCTCCCTGTCCTCCTCCATTGACCCCTTCCAAAGCCGCCTGGACAGCCATTTTGCAGGGCTCTTCACTCGCAGGCTAAAGCCTGCCTTCTTCCTGGAGAGTGTGGACGCCCATCTGCAGATGGGGCCCCTGAAGAAATCCTGCATATCTGTGCTGAAGAGGAGGTGA